CGTCGTAGGTGACGATTTCAACCTCCACGGTGTCGCGAGCCTCCTGCCCCCGTCGTCAGCTTGGTCAGCAGATCCTCGAGGAGCGGTTCCTGGATACGCCAGTCGTAGCGTGCTTCGACGAGCCTGCGGGCATTGCCTGCAATCTCGTGCATCTTCTCCGGATTGCGCAGGGCGTCGGCCACGAGCTCAGGGAAGCGATCGGGAGATGTGGCTACAAGGGCATGGACGCCGTCCTGAATTTCGGGGATTCCCATGGTCGCAGGGCGGGACATCACCAGGGGCGTGCCGGTTGCCATCGTGTCGACCACCTTGGTCAGGATTCCGACTCCGGACCAGATGGGCACCACACAGAGGTCCGCACTCCGTATCAGCGCGTGGATGTCCTCCACGAACCCCACGGGCTGGATCGACGGATGCAGGTCCATGCGGGGCAAGTCCCTCCCCGCGACGAGAATCTGGCACACGATTCCTTCCTTCTCCAAGTACGGCGCGAGACGCGCGCTGATGAATCGCAACGCCTCCAGGTTCGGTGTGTACTTGTAGCTGCCGAAGAAGATCAGGGTCTTCGCCGCCTCGGTTCCTCGC
The sequence above is drawn from the Thermoplasmata archaeon genome and encodes:
- a CDS encoding glycosyltransferase family 4 protein, encoding MQPPRILFIPEVREDGTSDRSPAVLRLLRKRHEVITFPSPRDRLIYDTSRARAPRYALYAVDRLLAAVQGVRLGRKTHIELTFCETPHHALVGLWISRILGVPSVWDSHGNAAVAARSTGKGRVYTFLASALDRFLGRRVDALITVSKADAEAYEAMGVPPDRLHVIPTSVNVEEVEREAGQAVPRGTEAAKTLIFFGSYKYTPNLEALRFISARLAPYLEKEGIVCQILVAGRDLPRMDLHPSIQPVGFVEDIHALIRSADLCVVPIWSGVGILTKVVDTMATGTPLVMSRPATMGIPEIQDGVHALVATSPDRFPELVADALRNPEKMHEIAGNARRLVEARYDWRIQEPLLEDLLTKLTTGAGGSRHRGG